The Ornithodoros turicata isolate Travis chromosome 7, ASM3712646v1, whole genome shotgun sequence genome includes a region encoding these proteins:
- the LOC135399803 gene encoding uncharacterized protein LOC135399803 isoform X1: MASVLQAALLTTCVLLPILQLASGYRHKVREGPGQRESCDRQLKQRNDALEMALAQIRTKVNELLKSTYVRQLSRSYAKKTFHFPYVLSHKKALVNVAKKFQGSDKHF, translated from the exons ATGGCGTCAGTGTTGCAAGCTGCCCTTCTTACAACCTGCGTTCTCTTGCCCATCCTG CAGCTGGCAAGCGGCTACAGACATAAAGTTCGTGAG GGACCCGGACAACGTGAGTCGTGCGATAGACAGTTAAAGCAG AGGAACGATGCCTTGGAAATGGCTCTTGCCCAG ATCAGGACCAAAGTGAACGAATTG CTGAAGTCTACGTACGTTCGTCAACTAAGCAGGAGCTACGCGAAAAAGACTTTCCACTTCCCGTATGTACTG AGTCACAAGAAGGCCCTTGTGAATGTTGCCAAGAAGTTCCAGGGCTCCGACAAGCACTTCTGA
- the LOC135399803 gene encoding uncharacterized protein LOC135399803 isoform X2: protein MASVLQAALLTTCVLLPILLASGYRHKVREGPGQRESCDRQLKQRNDALEMALAQIRTKVNELLKSTYVRQLSRSYAKKTFHFPYVLSHKKALVNVAKKFQGSDKHF, encoded by the exons ATGGCGTCAGTGTTGCAAGCTGCCCTTCTTACAACCTGCGTTCTCTTGCCCATCCTG CTGGCAAGCGGCTACAGACATAAAGTTCGTGAG GGACCCGGACAACGTGAGTCGTGCGATAGACAGTTAAAGCAG AGGAACGATGCCTTGGAAATGGCTCTTGCCCAG ATCAGGACCAAAGTGAACGAATTG CTGAAGTCTACGTACGTTCGTCAACTAAGCAGGAGCTACGCGAAAAAGACTTTCCACTTCCCGTATGTACTG AGTCACAAGAAGGCCCTTGTGAATGTTGCCAAGAAGTTCCAGGGCTCCGACAAGCACTTCTGA
- the LOC135400875 gene encoding uncharacterized protein LOC135400875 isoform X3, which produces MGARIEDFGETRSAQGNGANDVQACGQHRFVNDYSDGGRLAARADDARTEHLDASVFLARHPYPPQNSSRPAAENTRGGDVEEDTHTYRNVTRTSRKVVKRFSELAVGCHNKVLMLMLRNETTRNSLQLAHFPR; this is translated from the exons atgggcgccag GATTGAAGATTTCGGAGAGACGCGTTCAGCTCAAGGGAACGGAGCCAACGATGTTCAGGCGTGCGGTCAGCATCG GTTCGTCAACGACTACAGTGATGGCGGACGGCTCGCAGCACGAGCGGATGACGCACGTACAGAGCACTTGGATGCATCGGTCTTTTTGGCTCGCCATCCTTATCCT CCGCAAAATTCTTCGCGTCCCGCTGCGGAGAATACTCGAGGAGGAGATGTAGAAGAGGACACTCACACGTACAGGAACGTCACGCGAACGTCACGCAAGGTGGTGAAGAGATTCTCCGAGCTTGCTGTCGGCTGTCACAACAAA GTCCTGATGCTGATGCTTCGAAATGAGACCACACGCAATAGCCTCCAGTTGGCCCACTTCCCACGATGA